A DNA window from Halococcus salsus contains the following coding sequences:
- a CDS encoding sulfatase, whose protein sequence is MTDHSTEHSEQGLHRRNALKAVGGVGATGLLSGCNSNLSLLSSRDSTSEQRNIVFVLSDDHRYDFMSFMDEPGTPEFLETPNMDRMAKNGAHLRNASVNTPLCAPSRASILTGQYAHEHGVIDNQHTKTDHVPFFPKHLQDAGYETAFIGKWHTYHKENAQPRPGFDHWVSFKGQGSYFNPTLNINGNQVRRKGYITDILTEYAEKWLKNRDSDKPFFLYLSHKAPHLQFRPAPRHRTRYANAPIKYPKTMANTQKNYAGKPDWVKSQRDGPRGVNYVFGGRFSFDELYRRYSETLLALDESIGAVMDRLNESGLADSTLMLYMADHGYTLGEHGLIGKQTAYETSLRVPLLAYAPGMIEPGTVVDEHVSNIDIAPTILAQAGRSMPDYMSGESFLPALAEGTMNKSEEPFYESFWGGAPRHPTMFSTREGQYKYIWYYGPVKNELYDLKADPLEQHNLINEKKHKKLLKVMHDRLFDWIETDGGIPIPLQRSMRGTNQKKRPENAPKTAPDNIQGQQQS, encoded by the coding sequence ATGACCGACCACTCGACGGAGCATTCAGAGCAGGGTCTTCACCGTCGAAACGCTCTCAAAGCGGTCGGTGGAGTGGGAGCTACTGGACTACTCAGCGGCTGCAATTCGAATCTGAGCTTACTATCAAGTAGGGATTCGACGAGTGAACAGCGTAACATCGTGTTCGTGCTTAGCGACGACCATCGGTACGACTTTATGAGTTTCATGGACGAACCGGGGACGCCGGAGTTCTTGGAGACACCAAACATGGACCGCATGGCGAAGAACGGGGCACACCTCCGGAACGCCTCGGTCAACACGCCCCTCTGTGCGCCAAGTCGTGCTTCGATTCTCACTGGACAGTACGCTCACGAGCACGGTGTCATCGATAACCAGCATACGAAAACAGACCACGTTCCGTTCTTCCCTAAACATCTCCAAGACGCAGGCTACGAGACTGCATTCATTGGCAAATGGCATACCTACCATAAGGAGAATGCGCAACCGCGCCCCGGGTTCGACCATTGGGTCAGCTTCAAGGGGCAAGGATCGTATTTCAATCCGACGCTCAATATCAATGGAAATCAGGTGAGGCGGAAGGGCTACATTACCGACATCTTGACTGAGTACGCCGAAAAATGGCTCAAAAACCGGGATAGCGACAAACCGTTTTTCCTGTATCTCTCACATAAGGCTCCCCATTTGCAATTCCGGCCAGCACCACGCCATCGAACTCGATACGCAAACGCACCCATCAAGTATCCAAAAACGATGGCGAACACGCAGAAGAACTATGCTGGGAAACCTGATTGGGTGAAAAGCCAACGCGATGGTCCACGCGGTGTGAACTATGTTTTTGGTGGTCGGTTTAGCTTTGATGAGCTATACCGCCGATACAGCGAAACACTGCTAGCACTTGACGAAAGCATCGGTGCAGTAATGGACCGACTCAATGAGTCGGGACTAGCTGATTCGACACTGATGTTATACATGGCCGATCACGGCTACACACTCGGCGAGCACGGACTGATCGGGAAGCAGACTGCCTACGAGACATCACTTCGCGTGCCGCTGCTTGCGTACGCACCAGGCATGATCGAACCCGGAACAGTTGTCGACGAGCATGTTTCGAATATCGACATTGCACCGACGATTCTCGCGCAAGCCGGGCGCTCAATGCCCGATTATATGAGCGGCGAATCGTTCCTGCCAGCGCTCGCTGAGGGAACGATGAACAAGAGCGAGGAACCTTTCTATGAATCGTTCTGGGGCGGAGCTCCTCGACATCCTACAATGTTTAGCACGCGCGAAGGCCAATATAAATATATCTGGTACTACGGCCCAGTCAAGAACGAACTATACGACCTCAAAGCTGACCCACTTGAACAACACAACCTCATCAACGAGAAGAAACACAAGAAACTCCTCAAAGTAATGCACGACCGCCTGTTTGATTGGATCGAAACGGATGGCGGTATACCAATTCCGCTCCAGCGAAGCATGCGCGGAACCAATCAGAAAAAGCGACCAGAAAATGCACCGAAGACGGCTCCGGACAATATTCAGGGCCAACAGCAGAGCTGA
- a CDS encoding mechanosensitive ion channel family protein produces the protein MSLIEPHLSERVLQAGTPTPDGNGTNVSDVISNPELGPVGAFLHSLNVPYYKVVGALITFIAAAFILYSLGRIFAIPFVNRLLDRRGLDNHEKRPLLRLGKLLVAFISIGIAFRVAGYQGLLTSLAAIGAAATLAIGFALQNTLSNFVAGVFIYTDRPFRIGDWIEWEHGAYAGVVEDISFRVTRVCTFDNEVLTVPNSVLTSDVIKNPVKKGELRLQFTFGIGYDDDIERATEIIVEEAQKHPDILDDPAPTVRMSTDGALADSYVGLTSRFWIADPNRADFLKTRGEYVTSVKQRFDEAGIDIPYPQADLSGAFKINRTSQLNE, from the coding sequence ATGTCACTGATAGAGCCTCATCTTTCGGAGCGGGTTCTGCAGGCGGGAACGCCCACTCCAGATGGAAACGGGACGAACGTCTCTGATGTTATTTCGAATCCAGAACTCGGACCAGTCGGCGCATTCCTTCACAGTCTGAATGTTCCCTATTACAAAGTAGTGGGTGCGTTAATCACGTTCATTGCTGCAGCATTCATCCTTTACTCACTCGGCCGGATTTTTGCAATTCCATTCGTCAATCGATTGCTCGACCGAAGGGGGCTCGATAACCACGAAAAACGCCCGCTTCTTCGATTAGGTAAGCTCCTGGTCGCGTTCATCAGCATCGGAATTGCGTTCCGAGTTGCGGGCTATCAGGGGCTTCTTACCTCATTAGCGGCGATTGGAGCTGCTGCAACACTCGCTATTGGGTTTGCACTACAAAACACCCTCTCGAACTTCGTTGCGGGCGTATTTATCTATACAGATCGTCCGTTCCGAATCGGCGACTGGATCGAGTGGGAGCACGGAGCGTATGCGGGTGTCGTCGAAGACATCTCCTTCCGAGTCACCAGAGTATGTACCTTCGACAACGAGGTCCTCACCGTGCCGAATTCAGTACTAACCAGCGACGTGATCAAGAATCCAGTTAAGAAGGGCGAACTCCGACTTCAGTTCACGTTTGGAATCGGATATGACGACGACATCGAACGTGCAACCGAGATTATCGTTGAGGAAGCCCAGAAACATCCGGATATCCTTGATGACCCCGCCCCGACTGTTCGAATGAGTACTGATGGAGCGCTTGCGGACTCCTACGTTGGCCTCACTTCCCGATTCTGGATCGCGGACCCGAACCGAGCAGACTTCCTGAAAACTCGCGGCGAGTATGTGACTAGTGTCAAGCAGCGCTTCGATGAGGCCGGTATCGATATCCCCTATCCCCAAGCCGATCTCTCCGGAGCGTTCAAAATCAACCGAACATCCCAATTGAACGAGTGA
- a CDS encoding DUF6414 family protein — MVDSLRDFVYINEESLNSNLSSLGRGVLEEITEESGAEAETSGGGSINLPSFFRASGSHSRLNTENVTSTMRVLAPYRFQSLESLVESEDIPVFDGTSGGDPSRGDTIRLEGEVSSMSLFKLESALNAFTELLGGDTIETLSEVGDENLPDNLSSQQLEQINQVQQLVSQFTGSAVPLRMDINGYPIAVPLEREFMRTSPEEEFLSDRKYTVFGRVENKVSSGETWDPVNLTRIVDKYAPQEGSGAEFRANMTSWASQVNISLEQDDMLIKGPASVVSPIAMYW, encoded by the coding sequence ATGGTCGATTCATTGAGGGATTTTGTATACATCAACGAAGAGAGTCTCAACAGCAACCTATCATCTCTGGGAAGAGGAGTGCTTGAGGAAATTACCGAAGAATCTGGCGCTGAAGCTGAAACGAGTGGTGGCGGATCAATAAACCTCCCCAGCTTCTTTCGCGCCTCTGGAAGTCACAGTCGGCTAAATACAGAGAATGTAACCTCGACAATGAGGGTATTAGCTCCATATCGATTTCAATCGCTTGAATCGCTCGTTGAAAGCGAGGATATTCCTGTATTCGATGGAACAAGTGGTGGCGATCCTTCTCGGGGAGATACTATCCGTTTAGAGGGTGAGGTAAGTTCCATGTCTCTATTCAAGCTTGAGTCCGCCTTGAACGCGTTCACCGAACTTCTTGGAGGAGACACAATTGAAACTCTGAGTGAGGTCGGCGATGAAAATCTACCAGATAATCTCTCATCCCAGCAGCTAGAGCAGATAAATCAAGTGCAGCAGTTAGTGAGCCAGTTTACAGGTTCCGCGGTCCCCCTCAGAATGGATATCAATGGGTACCCAATTGCGGTACCACTAGAACGAGAATTCATGCGAACGTCTCCTGAAGAAGAGTTTCTATCAGATCGTAAATACACGGTCTTTGGTCGTGTCGAGAATAAAGTCTCGTCAGGAGAAACATGGGATCCCGTAAACCTAACTCGAATCGTCGATAAATACGCACCACAAGAAGGTTCTGGGGCTGAATTCCGGGCCAATATGACGTCTTGGGCATCTCAGGTGAATATCTCTTTAGAGCAAGATGACATGCTTATTAAGGGTCCAGCAAGTGTTGTTAGTCCTATCGCGATGTATTGGTAA
- a CDS encoding helix-turn-helix domain-containing protein: MDQLDCGAKCIRIVCLTNETEQDQHQMTTEQQTALTEAAKAGYYEIPRSATAVEVAEQLGISHQALSERLRRAHSQLVDTHLRIDDGTDSHEGGE; encoded by the coding sequence ATGGACCAGCTGGACTGTGGAGCCAAGTGCATCCGCATCGTCTGTTTGACTAATGAGACCGAACAGGATCAGCACCAAATGACAACCGAACAACAAACAGCGCTGACCGAGGCAGCGAAAGCAGGCTATTATGAGATTCCACGTTCCGCTACTGCAGTCGAAGTCGCGGAACAGCTTGGGATATCGCATCAAGCGCTCTCCGAGCGCCTTCGACGTGCGCACAGCCAACTAGTGGATACTCATCTTCGTATCGATGACGGAACTGACTCCCACGAAGGAGGTGAATAG
- a CDS encoding DUF2267 domain-containing protein, producing MQEDEFLDAVQQRTGLESRDQAYTITSAVLGVFGQRITEGEAENIASQLPAHIDDVLLSKNAEAEEFSPDEFVERVGARIATQSDITAPTIEIYIRGVMTVLGEAVSGSELDDAREQFPNEFDSLFEPVDMTEQQH from the coding sequence ATGCAAGAAGACGAATTCCTTGACGCCGTCCAGCAACGTACAGGTCTCGAGTCGCGCGATCAAGCGTACACGATCACCAGCGCAGTGCTCGGCGTGTTCGGCCAGCGCATCACCGAAGGCGAAGCCGAAAACATCGCTTCCCAACTGCCCGCTCACATCGACGACGTACTGCTGAGCAAGAACGCGGAAGCCGAGGAGTTCTCACCCGACGAGTTCGTCGAACGGGTCGGCGCTCGGATTGCGACCCAAAGCGACATCACCGCTCCCACTATCGAGATCTACATTCGGGGTGTGATGACGGTCCTCGGTGAGGCGGTAAGCGGCAGCGAACTCGACGACGCCCGCGAGCAGTTCCCGAACGAGTTCGACTCGTTGTTCGAGCCTGTCGATATGACCGAGCAGCAACACTGA
- a CDS encoding AAA family ATPase, with protein sequence MTEERTYVSSLSLENIGRFEDITLHMNPFTLLVGPNDAGKTTALEALQTVCGHSNLDLQQVRRDETKMTRRAPNASVEAIIQNPPEDLVDRSNLNNGDAAGLRIEWEITGDTEEDANLETPNYYLRERVPEDERLHEWDYYAQTEKEILEEYGYNPGSNAEKRKKQYEELKAEFLQNPEDTEFGWVSCRKQEFRSFAPATEQIDTEDVDSPQKLLSKLLRQETESFLHLDDDADEPRRIDELLEIEQRATEALNERLESLSGRMNRYLPGIEEITVDPDWSFVNGADFSNIVLSRNGESIPLQELGGGTTARSALSMLEWSTETNDGKQSVIRTMDEPDHRLHFDVQRRLISLLRNDIPDEESYLSQCIVSTHSLIMVDATPLHEVVYLPDEVDLEEERSPLLTRDEAEAGELMGNIMTGLGLSASWVYLERAMIVVEGATEYNYINEIYHKVTGSTLVEDGIQVWDCQGCGHIVRTLERLQEAGRAQTFVILDTDAKDRKTSDETLEPVLEDMYEAGGSEPELVWIGDKELEDVWRKDDLKRLAEEHWPRGDGNDWKVNHFNSVDEAEKPSGEIVNVIKQGCAQNIQDCPNVTKEHIGLRMGRLEGVDHPDKIVSLLEYAHKCCSRDREVTPE encoded by the coding sequence ATGACTGAGGAACGAACCTACGTTTCTAGTCTTTCGCTTGAGAATATCGGGAGATTCGAGGATATTACACTCCATATGAATCCATTTACGCTTCTTGTTGGCCCCAATGATGCAGGGAAGACAACAGCCTTAGAAGCCTTACAGACGGTATGTGGTCATTCTAATCTAGATTTGCAGCAGGTGCGCCGAGATGAGACAAAAATGACAAGGAGGGCACCGAACGCATCAGTTGAAGCTATTATCCAGAACCCGCCAGAAGACTTGGTTGACCGTTCCAATCTTAACAACGGTGATGCTGCAGGACTCAGAATCGAATGGGAAATAACAGGGGACACTGAAGAAGATGCGAATTTAGAAACCCCGAACTACTATCTTAGAGAGAGAGTTCCAGAAGACGAACGTCTCCACGAATGGGACTATTACGCGCAGACGGAGAAGGAGATCCTAGAGGAATACGGATACAATCCGGGTAGTAATGCTGAAAAGCGAAAAAAGCAATACGAGGAGTTGAAAGCTGAGTTCCTCCAAAACCCAGAGGATACCGAATTTGGTTGGGTCTCTTGTAGAAAGCAAGAGTTCCGTAGCTTTGCTCCAGCAACCGAGCAAATCGATACAGAAGATGTGGATAGTCCACAGAAATTGCTTTCAAAGCTACTTCGCCAAGAGACCGAATCTTTCCTCCACTTGGACGACGACGCTGATGAACCGAGACGAATTGATGAGCTTCTCGAGATCGAACAACGAGCGACAGAGGCGCTCAATGAACGTCTCGAAAGCCTCTCTGGCAGGATGAACCGTTATCTTCCTGGTATAGAGGAAATAACAGTCGATCCTGACTGGAGCTTCGTTAACGGTGCTGATTTTTCTAATATTGTCCTTAGTCGCAATGGTGAATCAATTCCTCTCCAGGAACTGGGCGGTGGTACGACTGCCCGGTCAGCTCTCTCAATGCTTGAGTGGAGTACAGAGACCAACGATGGAAAGCAATCGGTCATTCGAACAATGGATGAACCCGATCACCGCCTTCACTTCGACGTCCAACGGAGATTGATCAGTCTTCTCCGAAATGACATCCCTGATGAAGAAAGCTATCTCTCCCAATGCATTGTCTCGACGCACAGTTTGATTATGGTCGACGCAACCCCTCTCCATGAAGTAGTATATCTCCCTGATGAAGTCGACTTGGAAGAAGAAAGATCTCCGCTACTCACGAGAGACGAAGCAGAGGCTGGGGAGCTTATGGGGAATATTATGACTGGGTTAGGTCTATCAGCCAGTTGGGTCTATCTTGAGCGAGCGATGATCGTTGTTGAAGGGGCGACCGAATACAACTATATTAACGAAATATACCATAAGGTAACCGGATCTACCTTAGTAGAGGATGGAATACAAGTCTGGGATTGCCAAGGATGCGGCCACATCGTTAGAACCCTTGAACGCCTTCAGGAAGCGGGCCGGGCTCAAACGTTCGTTATCCTTGACACGGATGCGAAAGACCGAAAAACATCAGATGAAACTCTCGAACCCGTTCTAGAGGATATGTACGAGGCTGGTGGTTCGGAACCAGAGCTTGTTTGGATCGGTGACAAGGAATTAGAGGACGTGTGGAGAAAAGATGATTTGAAACGTCTTGCTGAAGAACACTGGCCCCGTGGAGATGGGAACGACTGGAAGGTGAATCATTTTAATTCGGTCGACGAGGCGGAGAAACCCAGCGGAGAGATTGTCAACGTAATAAAACAAGGTTGCGCACAGAACATTCAGGACTGCCCTAACGTTACCAAAGAACATATTGGACTTAGAATGGGACGTTTAGAGGGCGTGGACCACCCGGATAAGATTGTTAGCCTTCTAGAATATGCCCATAAATGTTGTAGTCGTGACCGGGAAGTTACTCCTGAATGA